From the genome of Nodosilinea sp. FACHB-141, one region includes:
- the coaE gene encoding dephospho-CoA kinase (Dephospho-CoA kinase (CoaE) performs the final step in coenzyme A biosynthesis.): protein MGQRIIGLTGGIATGKSTVSEYLARVHHLPVLDADIYARQAVEPGSAVLGAIANRYGASLLHPDGTLNRGALGEIVFNQPAEKAWLEQQIHPVVRQRFGEAMAELAEAPVVVQVIPLLFEANLADQVSEIWVVTCPFDRQRQRLMERNGLTAEQATARIQSQMPLADKVALADVVIDNSADLAALSRRVDEALQHTPEGFRR from the coding sequence ATGGGCCAGCGCATTATCGGCCTAACCGGGGGCATTGCCACCGGCAAATCAACCGTATCCGAGTACCTGGCGCGAGTACACCACCTGCCCGTGCTGGATGCCGATATCTACGCTCGTCAGGCCGTGGAGCCGGGGTCGGCGGTGTTGGGGGCGATCGCCAATCGCTACGGAGCATCTCTGCTTCACCCCGACGGCACCCTGAACCGGGGAGCGCTGGGGGAAATCGTCTTTAACCAACCCGCCGAAAAAGCCTGGCTAGAGCAGCAGATTCACCCGGTGGTACGCCAGCGTTTCGGGGAGGCGATGGCTGAGCTGGCCGAGGCTCCCGTCGTGGTGCAAGTCATCCCACTTTTGTTTGAGGCCAACCTAGCTGATCAGGTGAGCGAAATTTGGGTGGTGACCTGTCCCTTTGATCGCCAACGTCAGCGCCTCATGGAACGCAATGGTTTGACTGCCGAGCAGGCCACCGCCCGCATTCAAAGCCAGATGCCCTTGGCAGACAAAGTGGCCTTGGCGGATGTGGTGATCGACAACTCCGCCGACTTGGCCGCCCTATCCCGTCGGGTGGATGAGGCGTTGCAGCACACCCCCGAGGGCTTCCGGCGCTAG
- a CDS encoding heme-binding protein codes for MKLGQSLLIVGVVVIGVGALLFWAYSAASAPLPVGFPPPTADGEIEIKQYPDYRAATVQVTGNLANAPSQGFSPLFRHISSNDIAMTAPVETRYPTATLDASTVVEGDASVSFLYRSLDIVPQEIAQNVQVEDIPPMTVVSVGVRGGYGYEVYTSGLQQLKTWLAAHPEYAVAGPPRRFFYDGPYVPDALKRSDIQIPVRQN; via the coding sequence ATGAAACTGGGCCAGAGTCTGCTAATTGTGGGGGTTGTGGTAATCGGGGTGGGGGCGCTGCTCTTTTGGGCCTACAGTGCGGCCTCGGCACCGCTGCCCGTAGGCTTTCCGCCACCAACGGCGGATGGGGAAATCGAAATCAAGCAGTATCCCGACTATAGGGCCGCTACGGTGCAGGTGACGGGAAACTTAGCTAACGCGCCCTCCCAGGGCTTCTCGCCGCTCTTTCGCCACATCAGCAGCAACGATATTGCCATGACGGCTCCAGTAGAAACGCGCTACCCGACCGCAACCCTTGATGCTAGTACGGTGGTCGAAGGGGACGCATCGGTTTCGTTTTTGTACCGCAGTTTGGATATCGTGCCCCAGGAGATCGCCCAAAACGTGCAAGTAGAAGACATTCCGCCCATGACAGTCGTGAGTGTTGGCGTCAGGGGCGGCTATGGCTACGAGGTCTACACCAGCGGCCTTCAGCAGCTGAAGACTTGGTTGGCAGCGCATCCTGAGTATGCCGTGGCAGGGCCGCCCCGCCGCTTTTTTTACGATGGCCCCTATGTGCCCGATGCCCTAAAGCGGAGCGATATTCAAATTCCAGTTCGGCAGAACTGA
- a CDS encoding HAD family hydrolase has translation MQLDGVILDVDGTLVLSNDAHAKSWVESFASHGYDVPFDQVRAMMGMGGDQLMPKLIPELNDEEEPGKTIASDRKELVLNKYAPDIAPANGARALVQKMLEAGLHVVIATSASPKELEVMLKIAEVDDLLHETTTSSDAENSKPAPDIVEAAVKKAQLAPDRMVMLADTPYDIESAGGAGVKVIAVRCGGFSDEELAGAIAIYDDPADLLHHYEHSPLGQAAAG, from the coding sequence ATGCAACTCGATGGCGTCATTTTAGATGTTGATGGAACACTGGTTTTGAGCAACGATGCCCATGCCAAGTCCTGGGTTGAGTCCTTCGCCAGCCACGGTTATGACGTGCCCTTTGACCAGGTGCGCGCGATGATGGGAATGGGTGGCGATCAGCTCATGCCCAAGCTGATTCCCGAACTCAATGACGAAGAAGAACCCGGCAAGACAATCGCCAGCGATCGCAAAGAACTGGTCTTAAATAAGTATGCGCCCGACATTGCCCCCGCCAACGGCGCACGGGCGCTGGTGCAAAAAATGCTGGAAGCGGGCCTGCACGTGGTGATTGCCACCTCCGCCAGCCCTAAGGAACTAGAGGTGATGCTCAAAATCGCCGAGGTGGACGATCTGCTGCACGAAACCACCACGTCCAGCGATGCCGAAAACTCTAAACCCGCCCCCGACATCGTCGAAGCCGCCGTCAAAAAGGCACAGCTCGCGCCCGATCGCATGGTGATGCTGGCCGATACCCCCTATGACATTGAGTCGGCAGGCGGAGCTGGGGTGAAGGTGATTGCCGTGCGCTGCGGTGGTTTTAGCGATGAGGAGTTAGCGGGCGCGATCGCCATCTACGACGACCCCGCCGACCTGCTCCACCACTACGAGCACTCTCCCCTTGGGCAAGCCGCAGCGGGTTAA
- a CDS encoding glucose 1-dehydrogenase → MASMAGKVAIVTGASSGIGRATAIAFGRAGATVVVVARRPDKGEETVQQIKAAQGKAMFIQADVTQASDLEAMVKQTVETYGRLDYAFNNAGSGTSGKLADLSEADWDFEINANLKSVWLSMKYEIPAMQQSGGGAIVNTSSQGALLGVAGYGAYGAAKAGVIALSRAAAAEYSSDRIRINTVSPGAVKTDLWAAAPPEMLDQVAAGIPLQRIGRPEDIAEAVVWLCSEGAGFVTGHNLVVDGGFTAVQK, encoded by the coding sequence ATGGCTTCGATGGCTGGCAAAGTTGCGATCGTGACCGGGGCAAGTTCGGGCATTGGTCGGGCCACTGCGATCGCCTTTGGCCGAGCAGGCGCAACTGTGGTGGTAGTCGCTCGCCGCCCCGACAAGGGCGAGGAAACCGTCCAGCAGATCAAAGCGGCTCAGGGGAAGGCGATGTTTATCCAAGCCGATGTCACCCAGGCGTCAGATCTCGAAGCTATGGTTAAACAAACCGTCGAAACCTACGGTCGCCTCGACTATGCCTTTAACAATGCCGGGTCGGGTACCTCGGGCAAACTGGCCGACCTCTCCGAAGCCGACTGGGATTTTGAAATCAACGCCAATCTCAAATCGGTTTGGCTGTCGATGAAGTACGAAATCCCCGCTATGCAGCAGTCGGGCGGTGGGGCGATCGTGAATACCTCTTCCCAGGGTGCCCTGCTGGGGGTGGCCGGGTATGGGGCCTACGGTGCGGCTAAGGCGGGAGTCATCGCCCTATCGCGGGCGGCGGCGGCAGAATACTCTAGCGATCGCATTCGCATCAACACCGTTAGCCCCGGCGCGGTCAAAACCGATCTCTGGGCCGCAGCCCCGCCTGAAATGCTCGATCAGGTAGCCGCTGGCATTCCGCTACAGCGCATTGGCAGGCCAGAGGATATTGCCGAGGCCGTCGTCTGGCTGTGTTCTGAGGGGGCTGGGTTTGTGACTGGCCACAACCTCGTTGTAGATGGCGGGTTCACCGCCGTGCAGAAGTAG
- a CDS encoding class I SAM-dependent methyltransferase has product MTTTKLKPDWAGNDLLSRIVNRAIQTPALYALMKRQARQVLIKTAEKNGVPWRQTCLDLDTPEMRQRLDELTNPAVVYPDYYQVPFHAYSEGNLCWQAAFEAAPATYAMALRVWPQEELSWQTAQARLRHSFLEVLDQHGPAEVTDILDVGCSVGISTLSLHRHYAQRNPVRTVGLDLSPYMLVVAQSQDTNREIAQWVHGAAEATGFPAASFDVVTMQFVAHELPRAATQAIFDEARRVLRPGGVLAIVDNNPKSPVIQALPPVLFTLMKSTEPWSDDYYTFDLEAALVEAGFEPPITVPSDPRHRTLVARKGM; this is encoded by the coding sequence ATGACCACGACCAAACTCAAGCCCGACTGGGCCGGCAACGATCTGCTCTCGCGGATCGTCAACCGCGCCATTCAAACTCCCGCTCTCTACGCCCTGATGAAGCGCCAGGCCCGCCAGGTGCTAATCAAAACCGCCGAGAAAAATGGCGTTCCCTGGCGACAAACCTGCCTCGATCTCGACACTCCCGAAATGCGCCAGCGATTGGATGAGTTAACCAATCCAGCGGTAGTCTACCCCGACTATTACCAGGTGCCCTTCCACGCCTACAGCGAGGGCAACCTTTGCTGGCAAGCCGCCTTTGAGGCCGCCCCCGCCACCTACGCCATGGCCCTGCGGGTTTGGCCTCAGGAAGAGTTGTCCTGGCAGACAGCCCAAGCCCGGCTGCGCCACAGCTTTCTTGAAGTGCTCGACCAGCATGGCCCAGCCGAGGTAACAGACATTTTGGATGTGGGCTGCTCGGTGGGCATTTCTACCCTCAGCCTGCACCGCCACTACGCCCAGAGAAATCCGGTGCGCACCGTGGGCCTTGACCTGTCGCCCTACATGCTAGTGGTGGCTCAATCCCAAGATACCAACCGTGAAATTGCTCAATGGGTACATGGGGCAGCAGAAGCTACCGGCTTCCCCGCTGCGTCGTTTGATGTGGTGACGATGCAGTTTGTTGCCCACGAACTGCCCCGCGCCGCTACCCAAGCCATATTTGACGAAGCCCGGCGAGTGCTGCGGCCCGGCGGAGTCCTGGCCATTGTCGACAACAACCCCAAGTCGCCCGTGATCCAAGCCCTGCCTCCGGTGCTGTTTACGCTGATGAAAAGCACCGAACCCTGGAGCGACGACTACTACACCTTTGATTTAGAAGCAGCTCTGGTTGAGGCTGGCTTTGAGCCACCTATCACAGTGCCCAGCGACCCCCGCCACCGCACCTTAGTAGCGCGCAAGGGGATGTAG
- a CDS encoding YdcF family protein: MDILNLLTRLLLWLGIGYFLWWVLKKFIPANFLTWFGGAMILALIAGAFLFPDDSTIGVFWQFLVFPLTPLGGAITLLALSLSNGMNKVNGRMVTVALLILFFASMPLIARALVNHSEQSVQRAYASQQRLCSDICPAIDQVPVDRAVSIVVIGENADAYRLTNALNSRIDADNPLDPALVAQLNSAANVYNRISAARPFVTVTAGPRFGTGEEQEPLRQAIRQQLVGRGVPSESIRVEATGTDIRNTVVDQRNFLSEQGLFTAPVRSGRFETARNNRDANRVVLVAPALTMRRAALAFENEGIQVVAAPTELYSTPNLENRDTLASLADLAPNVNALALTTRYWGELLSAIYYYLRGWLPPFSMQWDEVVETI, translated from the coding sequence ATGGATATTCTCAATCTATTAACCCGTCTGCTGCTGTGGCTTGGCATCGGCTACTTTCTGTGGTGGGTGCTCAAAAAATTCATTCCCGCCAACTTTTTGACCTGGTTCGGCGGAGCCATGATCTTGGCGCTGATTGCGGGGGCGTTTTTATTCCCCGACGACAGCACCATTGGGGTGTTTTGGCAGTTTTTGGTGTTTCCGCTCACCCCTCTGGGCGGGGCAATTACGCTGCTGGCGTTGTCCCTCAGCAACGGCATGAACAAGGTGAATGGGCGCATGGTGACCGTGGCGCTGCTGATCCTATTTTTTGCCAGCATGCCACTGATTGCGCGGGCCTTGGTCAACCATTCTGAACAGTCGGTGCAGCGGGCCTACGCCAGCCAGCAGCGGCTGTGTAGCGACATTTGCCCCGCGATCGACCAGGTGCCCGTCGACCGAGCCGTATCGATTGTAGTGATTGGCGAAAACGCTGACGCCTACCGCCTGACCAACGCCCTCAACAGCCGCATCGACGCCGACAACCCCCTCGACCCAGCGCTGGTGGCCCAGCTCAACAGCGCCGCTAATGTCTACAACCGCATTAGTGCGGCCCGCCCCTTTGTGACCGTCACCGCCGGGCCTCGGTTTGGCACGGGCGAAGAGCAAGAACCCCTCAGGCAGGCGATTCGTCAGCAGCTGGTGGGTCGGGGCGTGCCCTCAGAGAGCATTCGAGTTGAGGCCACGGGCACCGACATCCGCAACACGGTGGTCGACCAAAGGAACTTTTTAAGCGAGCAGGGACTGTTTACTGCGCCGGTTCGCTCAGGCCGCTTTGAGACGGCCCGCAACAACCGCGACGCCAACCGGGTGGTGCTGGTGGCCCCCGCGTTAACCATGCGCCGCGCCGCCCTCGCCTTTGAGAATGAGGGCATTCAGGTGGTGGCGGCCCCCACCGAGCTGTATAGCACCCCCAACCTGGAAAACCGCGATACCCTGGCCAGCCTGGCCGATCTGGCCCCCAACGTCAACGCCCTGGCGCTGACCACGCGCTACTGGGGCGAGCTGCTGAGCGCCATCTACTACTACCTGCGGGGCTGGCTGCCTCCCTTCAGCATGCAGTGGGATGAGGTGGTTGAGACGATCTAG
- a CDS encoding DNA methyltransferase, with product MGLTVEQPPTPTLVQGFQRSWQTLTDALVSLPGSQRRHYATLLLTRLIAVAALQQRGYLGGDEWYLHNQFGQSQQRELDGFFSQVLQPLCQQGFTLPAEERPPALRQRLGPLPFVPTGPFRFTELDQRWGHVPLPDAAFEPTLHWLADLAAAAPAGLDAGLGMLLEQAVNGYDGVAMATPAPLLGALCDRTIHATLLDRAEALTNHRYRSTEQLLKELSPAEAGTLLTELGQLTLLDPACGSGRFLVAALNQLMELALGLRAIATQNSAKTIPNWAKPSPNNPTLGLYQHLATHALYGLDLWPPAVELARLQLWLQGVQHTSQPTELTALPDLTLTVLQGNALVGLVRVDDERFDQVPPRRGAKDPEQAVPLQGNLLQPLIADSYQSVLGERQVRLEHYRSQTQLLAEVGSVPAYAQADFLRDRLDELDAIAQGKLTHLLWSEGSQQLGLRVPDPTGDRPTRPLNQTDVDATQPFHWGFYFHQQRRDQGGFDIVLSHFPRGAVEATQVGFVERYATLFEQKNVTPSTFRHNRQPVLTIDHDLTQAWAEYRGQFTWLSNYLRRSDQYPHSSLGPDGLSQNRLFWSRLFLERSLQLLRPGGRCGVLLDPFWAQSNSAPLRHWLQRQTDLATVLDLSNHQKLWPDIPSRTTLCALWLRHQGPTQGSPYAAFSKPNTALAPEALGGVLQRLIHPTG from the coding sequence ATGGGCCTTACGGTAGAGCAGCCCCCCACCCCCACCCTAGTGCAAGGCTTTCAGCGGAGCTGGCAGACGTTGACCGACGCCCTGGTGTCCTTACCCGGCAGTCAACGCCGCCACTACGCCACGCTGCTGCTCACGCGGCTGATTGCCGTGGCGGCCCTGCAACAGCGGGGCTACTTGGGCGGTGACGAGTGGTATCTACACAATCAGTTTGGCCAGAGCCAGCAGCGCGAGCTAGATGGGTTCTTCTCACAGGTGCTACAGCCGCTTTGCCAGCAGGGGTTTACCCTGCCCGCCGAGGAGCGCCCCCCAGCTTTGCGCCAGCGGCTAGGGCCACTGCCCTTTGTGCCCACAGGGCCGTTTCGATTCACAGAGTTAGACCAGCGCTGGGGTCACGTTCCCCTGCCCGACGCTGCCTTTGAGCCCACCCTCCACTGGCTAGCCGACCTGGCAGCGGCGGCTCCTGCTGGGCTAGACGCGGGCTTGGGCATGCTGCTAGAGCAGGCGGTCAATGGCTATGACGGGGTCGCCATGGCGACGCCAGCACCACTGCTGGGGGCGCTGTGCGATCGCACCATCCACGCCACCCTACTCGACCGCGCCGAGGCGCTCACCAACCACCGCTATCGCTCCACCGAACAGCTTCTAAAGGAGCTTTCCCCCGCCGAGGCCGGAACGCTGTTGACCGAGCTAGGACAGCTCACCCTGCTCGACCCCGCCTGTGGTTCAGGGCGCTTTCTCGTGGCGGCGCTCAATCAGCTGATGGAATTGGCCCTAGGATTGCGGGCGATCGCCACCCAAAATTCTGCCAAAACTATTCCCAACTGGGCCAAACCATCCCCCAACAACCCTACCCTAGGCCTCTACCAACACCTGGCCACCCACGCCCTCTACGGCCTCGACCTGTGGCCTCCAGCGGTAGAGCTCGCTCGGCTACAGTTGTGGCTCCAGGGCGTGCAGCACACCAGCCAACCGACAGAACTCACCGCATTGCCTGACCTAACCCTAACCGTGCTCCAGGGCAACGCTCTGGTCGGTCTAGTGCGCGTTGATGACGAACGATTCGATCAGGTGCCGCCCCGGCGCGGGGCCAAAGATCCAGAACAAGCCGTCCCGCTCCAGGGGAATCTGCTCCAACCATTGATTGCTGACAGCTACCAGTCTGTGCTGGGTGAGCGCCAGGTGCGCCTAGAGCACTACCGCAGCCAGACCCAGCTGCTGGCCGAAGTGGGCAGCGTGCCCGCCTACGCCCAGGCCGACTTTTTGCGCGATCGCCTCGACGAACTCGACGCCATTGCCCAGGGCAAGCTCACCCACTTGCTGTGGAGCGAGGGCAGCCAGCAGCTGGGCCTGAGGGTGCCCGATCCGACGGGCGATCGCCCCACTCGCCCCCTAAACCAAACGGATGTCGATGCCACCCAGCCCTTCCATTGGGGGTTCTATTTTCACCAGCAGCGGCGTGACCAAGGCGGCTTTGACATCGTGCTTAGCCACTTTCCCCGCGGGGCCGTGGAGGCGACCCAGGTGGGCTTTGTGGAACGCTATGCCACTCTGTTTGAGCAAAAAAACGTGACTCCCTCTACCTTTCGGCACAACCGCCAACCGGTGCTGACCATCGACCACGACCTCACCCAAGCCTGGGCCGAGTACCGGGGCCAGTTCACCTGGCTGAGTAACTACCTGCGCCGCTCTGACCAATATCCCCACAGCAGCTTAGGGCCTGACGGCCTGAGCCAGAATCGGCTTTTTTGGTCTCGGTTATTTCTAGAACGCAGCTTGCAACTCTTGCGGCCCGGCGGTCGCTGCGGGGTGTTACTCGACCCCTTTTGGGCCCAGAGCAACAGTGCCCCCCTGCGCCACTGGCTACAGCGCCAAACCGATCTGGCTACCGTGCTCGACCTGTCAAATCACCAAAAGCTCTGGCCCGACATCCCCTCTCGTACAACGCTCTGTGCACTGTGGCTGCGGCATCAGGGACCAACCCAGGGCAGCCCCTATGCCGCTTTTTCTAAGCCCAATACGGCCCTAGCGCCGGAAGCCCTCGGGGGTGTGCTGCAACGCCTCATCCACCCGACGGGATAG
- a CDS encoding SRPBCC family protein has product MGEWLDHSVAVDVDVPVETSWNLWSDLEQMPRWMKWIDSVKVSDADPEISEWKLASRGFEFTWRSKITNLVTHQIIQWEAIDGLPNRGAIRFYDRKEGQSTVKLTVSYSVPGVIKWMDGLFLGRLVEATLQDDLNRFRDYAMAAKQSPSP; this is encoded by the coding sequence ATGGGTGAATGGCTCGATCACAGCGTAGCGGTAGATGTCGATGTGCCGGTAGAAACGTCCTGGAATCTGTGGTCTGACCTGGAGCAGATGCCCCGCTGGATGAAGTGGATCGACTCTGTCAAAGTCTCCGATGCCGATCCCGAAATTTCAGAGTGGAAGCTGGCCTCCCGCGGGTTTGAGTTTACCTGGCGCTCTAAGATCACCAACCTGGTCACCCACCAGATTATTCAGTGGGAAGCGATTGACGGGCTGCCCAATCGGGGGGCCATTCGCTTTTACGATCGTAAGGAGGGTCAGTCAACCGTCAAGCTCACCGTGTCTTACTCGGTGCCTGGCGTCATCAAGTGGATGGACGGGCTGTTCCTCGGTCGGTTGGTCGAAGCTACGCTGCAAGACGACCTCAACCGCTTTCGCGACTACGCCATGGCGGCCAAACAATCTCCTTCCCCCTAG
- a CDS encoding class I SAM-dependent methyltransferase, translating to MPPNVLPLHTLNPLGRFSDRAQDYARYRPGYPPEAIAAILADMGDPRSLVVADIGAGTGISSRLLGDRGPQIIAVEPNAAMREAAEAHPQVVFQPGTGEQTELADKSVHIVTCCQSFHWFNAPLALAEFSRILQMGGRLALLWNDWDLKDSGTAAYYQIIHAVATRAIDHRDHTQALKAVEQQTEFSRVRHLSFAYGQTLTLPEVVGRSLSSSYIPKEGRAHLQFLDASAAWHGAWAAIDGTVTLKYVTNLYLSEKVAT from the coding sequence ATGCCCCCCAATGTCTTACCGCTTCATACCCTGAACCCGTTGGGACGCTTTTCTGACCGCGCCCAAGACTATGCTCGCTATCGGCCAGGCTATCCTCCGGAGGCGATCGCCGCCATTTTGGCCGACATGGGTGACCCGCGATCGCTAGTGGTAGCCGATATTGGAGCAGGCACGGGTATTTCGAGTCGGCTGCTGGGCGATCGCGGCCCCCAGATAATCGCGGTTGAACCCAATGCCGCTATGCGCGAAGCAGCTGAAGCGCATCCCCAGGTGGTCTTTCAGCCAGGTACTGGTGAGCAAACAGAGCTAGCGGATAAGTCTGTTCATATTGTCACCTGTTGCCAGTCGTTTCACTGGTTCAACGCACCGCTGGCGCTGGCGGAGTTTAGCCGCATTTTGCAGATGGGAGGACGCTTGGCCCTGCTCTGGAACGACTGGGATTTAAAGGACTCAGGCACGGCGGCCTACTATCAGATCATCCATGCCGTAGCGACGCGTGCTATTGACCACCGCGACCACACCCAAGCGCTCAAAGCGGTGGAGCAGCAGACTGAGTTTTCACGGGTGCGACACCTGAGTTTTGCCTACGGCCAGACGCTGACGCTGCCTGAGGTGGTGGGGCGATCGCTCAGCTCGTCCTACATTCCTAAGGAAGGGCGAGCTCACCTACAGTTTCTAGACGCCAGCGCCGCTTGGCATGGGGCTTGGGCTGCGATCGACGGCACAGTGACGCTGAAGTATGTCACCAACCTGTATCTGAGCGAAAAAGTGGCAACCTGA
- a CDS encoding ABC transporter ATP-binding protein, whose amino-acid sequence MARSQLQKLGTYLRPHWRQTALGVVALFIVNLVGVWIPLLIRNGIDELQVTFSFNRVMYYALLVLVLASVMWVIRMVSRITLFGVGRQVEFDLKQRIFQHLLSMEPAYFGRNTAGELISRATSDVDNIRRLLGFAILSLANTLFAYALTVPVMLSISVRLTLISLIVYPLMLVLVQTFSDRLRNEQLHVQERISDLSDLIQEDMSGIALIKIYAQEENERRAFNHRNTSLLDANLKLARTRNMLFPLLGGLASVGLLVILATGAGAIAEGVITVGDFVALLLYVERLVFPTALLGFTITAYQRGEVSINRIEEILDAQPDVQTAATAIPLPLEQVKGSLEARHLNYAYPDSKVPALDEVNFKIAPGEQIAIVGPIGSGKSTLANALPRLLDIGPGQLYLDGYDVTELPLADLRRAIAYVPQDSFLFSTSINNNIRYGEPMMEFPEVQYAAKQAQMDEEIQNFPHHYDTVVGERGITLSGGQRQRTALARALVVDAPILVLDDALSSVDNRTATAILNALSEGTQQKTVLFISHQMSAAATADRIFVMDKGRIVQQGCHRDLVQQPGLYRNLWEQHQLESVLQ is encoded by the coding sequence ATGGCGCGATCGCAGCTACAAAAACTGGGTACCTACCTCAGACCCCACTGGCGGCAGACGGCACTGGGGGTTGTTGCACTCTTTATTGTGAACTTAGTCGGCGTGTGGATACCGCTGCTGATTCGCAACGGCATTGACGAGCTTCAGGTCACCTTTAGCTTTAACCGGGTGATGTACTACGCCCTGCTGGTGCTGGTGCTAGCTTCGGTGATGTGGGTGATTCGCATGGTGTCGCGCATTACCCTATTTGGGGTGGGCCGCCAGGTGGAGTTTGACCTCAAGCAGCGCATCTTTCAGCACCTGCTGAGCATGGAGCCCGCCTACTTTGGCCGCAACACCGCCGGGGAGCTGATCAGCCGCGCCACCAGCGATGTGGACAACATTCGCCGCCTGCTGGGCTTTGCGATTTTGAGCTTGGCCAATACTCTGTTTGCCTATGCCCTGACGGTGCCGGTAATGCTGTCAATCAGCGTGCGGCTGACCCTGATTTCGCTGATTGTCTACCCGCTGATGCTGGTGCTGGTGCAGACCTTTAGCGATCGCCTGCGCAACGAGCAGCTCCATGTGCAGGAGCGCATCTCTGACCTCAGCGACCTGATTCAAGAAGACATGAGCGGCATTGCGCTGATTAAAATCTACGCCCAAGAAGAGAACGAGCGCCGCGCCTTTAACCACCGCAACACCAGCCTGCTCGACGCCAACCTGAAGCTGGCCCGCACCCGCAACATGCTGTTTCCGCTGCTGGGGGGGCTTGCCAGTGTTGGCCTGCTGGTGATTTTGGCCACGGGGGCGGGGGCGATCGCCGAGGGAGTGATCACCGTGGGCGACTTTGTGGCTCTGCTGCTGTATGTGGAGCGGCTGGTGTTTCCCACCGCCCTGCTGGGGTTCACCATCACCGCCTACCAGCGCGGTGAGGTCAGCATCAACCGCATTGAAGAAATCCTCGATGCCCAACCTGATGTGCAAACGGCTGCCACCGCCATTCCCCTGCCCCTGGAGCAAGTCAAAGGCAGCCTAGAGGCCCGCCACCTCAACTACGCCTACCCCGACAGCAAAGTTCCGGCACTGGATGAGGTGAACTTTAAGATTGCGCCGGGGGAACAAATTGCGATCGTCGGCCCGATTGGCTCGGGCAAATCGACCCTGGCCAACGCCCTGCCCCGCCTGCTCGATATTGGCCCCGGCCAGCTCTATCTAGATGGCTACGATGTGACCGAGCTGCCCCTGGCCGATCTGAGACGGGCGATCGCCTACGTGCCCCAAGACAGCTTTCTGTTTAGCACCAGCATCAACAACAACATCCGCTACGGCGAACCCATGATGGAGTTCCCCGAGGTGCAGTACGCCGCCAAGCAGGCCCAGATGGACGAAGAGATTCAGAACTTTCCTCATCACTACGACACTGTCGTGGGTGAGCGCGGCATCACCCTCTCAGGGGGGCAGCGGCAGCGCACCGCCTTAGCCCGCGCCCTGGTGGTTGATGCCCCCATTCTGGTGCTTGACGACGCCCTCTCTAGCGTAGACAACCGCACCGCTACCGCCATTCTCAACGCCCTCTCGGAGGGCACTCAGCAAAAGACGGTGCTGTTTATCTCGCACCAGATGTCTGCCGCCGCCACCGCCGATCGCATTTTTGTGATGGACAAAGGGCGCATTGTGCAGCAGGGCTGCCACCGCGACCTGGTGCAGCAGCCGGGCCTCTACCGCAACCTCTGGGAGCAGCACCAGCTAGAGTCCGTGTTGCAGTAG
- a CDS encoding TVP38/TMEM64 family protein produces the protein MKLTILRSRKFWLLACCGVIAALLSSQLPLQAWFVNIEGWLSALGFVAAPVFVAVYLLATVLGLPNIVLILVAGAVFGLMQGIVVASVADTLGAIACFWVGRTLARDRIKRWMITNPSFARLDHAVGQKGWKILLLTRLSPLVPSNLLNYGFSCTKVNFWQYCFFSWVGMLPVITLYVYLGSFGVALFHEGLTARKLALQGGGAVLALCAGWYTTNLTRKALNPKCPDEPSESECRQSEPERRR, from the coding sequence ATGAAATTGACAATTTTGCGGAGCCGGAAGTTTTGGCTGTTGGCCTGCTGCGGCGTAATTGCGGCTCTGCTGAGCAGCCAACTGCCGCTGCAAGCTTGGTTTGTGAATATTGAAGGCTGGCTCAGCGCGCTGGGTTTTGTGGCGGCTCCGGTCTTTGTGGCGGTGTATTTGCTGGCGACCGTATTGGGTCTGCCCAACATCGTGCTGATTTTGGTGGCCGGGGCGGTCTTTGGTTTGATGCAAGGAATTGTGGTGGCTTCTGTGGCCGACACCCTGGGGGCGATCGCCTGTTTTTGGGTGGGGCGCACCCTAGCCCGCGATCGCATCAAGCGCTGGATGATCACAAACCCCAGCTTTGCTCGCCTCGATCACGCCGTCGGTCAAAAGGGCTGGAAAATCTTGCTGCTGACGCGGCTGTCGCCCCTGGTGCCATCTAACCTGCTCAACTATGGCTTTAGCTGCACCAAGGTGAATTTTTGGCAGTACTGCTTTTTTTCCTGGGTGGGCATGCTGCCGGTAATTACGCTGTATGTCTATTTGGGCTCCTTTGGCGTTGCCCTGTTTCACGAGGGGCTCACCGCCAGAAAACTGGCGCTGCAAGGCGGTGGGGCTGTGCTGGCACTCTGCGCCGGGTGGTATACCACCAACCTGACTCGCAAGGCGCTCAACCCCAAGTGCCCCGACGAGCCGTCTGAGTCAGAGTGCAGACAATCTGAGCCAGAGCGCAGACGATAA